The sequence TAGTACATTGCTGAGGTTGTGGGTTGGCGTTACCGTCACCGGACTGCTAGTCATGATTGTTCGCAAAGCAGTTTCGTTGTCTAAGTTGAGTTCACGCATTTTCAGTAAATCTGACTGCGTGACAATTCCCACTAATTTGTTGTCTTCTACTACGGGGAAGCCGCGATGATGGGAATGGGCGAATGCTTGTTTGACTTCATCTAACGTCATATCTGCATCTAGAGTTTCTACTCGTTGCTGCATGACGTCTTTGGCAGTTAATTTTGCTAATATGCCATCTACAGATACTTCTTGAGCGAGTGTGATGCCGTTTAAGAGTAAAAGCTTTTCATACAGTGAGCCAGGGACTACTTTTTCTGCAACTAAATAGGACGTCACAGATACAATCATTAAAGGTAGAACTAGATTGAAATCTGTAGTCATCTCGAATACAATCACGATCGCTGTGATTGGCACTTTAGAAACCGCACTGAAAAAGCCTCCCATTCCGGCCAAAGCATAGGTAGTCGGGGAACTATCGCCTAAAATGTTACCTTCAGCTATACCTACCAAGCAGCCTAGACTAGAACCCAAAATCAAACTAGGAGCAAATAATCCACCCGGGGCGCCGGAACCAAATGCTACTAAGGTGAGAATGAACTGAGCTACAAAAGCGATCGCTACGAGAAAAGCGTTAGCCTCACCAGTAATTACATACTCCCTTAACCCTGTATTATCACGGAAGTAGTCAGGGAGGATAGCTACGACAATACCAGAAATTAAGCCAGCTAAAGCTACCCTTAATGGTAAACTAACGTGTAATCTGCGATAAGTTTTTATACTAAAAACTAATCCCAAATTGAACAATGCACCCAATAAACCCGCTAAAATACCTAAAATCAGAAAAAAAGGAATTTCGGGAATGGAGAATTGACTAGAAGACTGTACTAATTGCAGATTCAAATCTAGGCTGCTACCGCCGAGTAACCGAGAGATGACTCCACCAATAAATGAAGCGATGATAGCTGTGCCTAAAGTCAACCCTGATAGATCATGGAGTAATTCCTCCACAATAAACAACACACCTGCGATGGGGGCGTTAAATGCAGCTGCTAAACCCGCACCTGCACCTGCAGCGATCATTTGTCGGCGATGATCTGGTGAAGTGGGAACCCAACGACTCAAACCAGCGGCTAAACCTGCACCAACATGGACCGTAGGGCCTTGACGCCCTAGAGTGATTCCGGAGCCTAGAGCAATCATGGCACTCAGCAATTTTACGGTAGCCACGCGCCAGGATAGATTAATGGGCACATTGGCAAGAGATGCTTTTACTTGAGGGATACCACTACCAGCAGCCTCTGGTGCAAATCTTTGTACTAACCAACCTGCGAGAAAACCGAAACTCATACCAACTAGAGGGAGAGCAATCCAGGCTGGTAAAAAGTGGGTACTATGGACTCTCCAGGTGCCTAACCATCCTGAACCTGCCTTGAGAAACACTGCTGAGAGTGCAGCTACAAGACCGATAATGGAAGCTTCTGCGATCGCTAAACCTCTTCTTGGCTGCCACAAACTGCGAAAGCGCTGAGTTAGAACAGGAAGCGACATAATAAAAGTATGGAGTATAAATTATCAAGTTACCCCAGCTATAAAAAAGAGGGTTTTGTATCTATTTTTGCATCGTAGCTAGCAGTCAGCTACGTTGTTTTTATTTGTGGGAAATTTGTTGACTCAACAGTCAAGCTAATTTGTGATACTCATAACTTACGAATTTTTGCTAGTAATTGATAGTCCTTCAACTATCAAAGAAGGAGTATAACAAGAGCCATTCCATTGGGCGTCACCACCTAGACTAACTAATTGTTTGAGGGCTGAGTAAATATTGCCAGCTACCATCGTATCTTTAATACGTCCGATCACGTTGCCATTTTGCACACGATAGCCTAAGTCAATATTGATGGAGAAATCGCCGGAAATGCCGTTACCACCTCCCAACATTTGATCCACAATCAAGCCATCATCCATCTGTTCAATCAAATTTTCTAGAGATGGGGAACTGGGCTGGATCAAAAAATTGTATAAACCAGGAGTGGGATAGCTACTTAAATTGGGGCGAAAACCATTACCAGTGCTGCTCATACCTAGTTGGCGTCCGGTAGTGCGATCGCTATAAAATTGTTCTAAAATCCCGTTGCGGACAAACACTAAAGCTTGAGTGGGTGAACCTTCATCATCAAAAGGACAACTGTAAGGCCCTGCTTCTGGGTCTTGGTAAAGAGTGAGGCTAGGAGCGACTACTAGTGTACCTAAACGATTCGCCCAAGGGGAAGCTTTTTCTAAGACTCGTTTACCATTTAAAGCTGCTTGGATAGCGCCCCAAAGCATATCAGCAGCTTTAGATGTAAATAATACAGGGACGCGACCACTAGGAGCTTTGACATTTTCTCTAGCCCACATTAGCCGTTGTAAAATTTGTTGAGCTAGTTTTTCCGGTTGTAGTTCATTTCTCTGGGTTTGACCATCAGAGACACTCAAAAAATCATCGCCCCGCACCCATTCAGCGGACATGTAACAGCTGAGAGTGGTATCGGTATAGTAGCAATCTAAACCCTGAGTGTTGATCAGCCTAGTGCTTTCCACATCGCATTCCCAATCACTGTTACACAACACATCAGGATAAACATCTTTAATTAAAGCGATCGCTTCTTTACCCCAATTGATCAACACCTCAATAGGCACGCTGTTTCCCAAATTGGGGTAGGATGGCTGAAAATTACCGACTAAATCTGCCGATTCGGGTTGATTAAGTTGACTCAACGCCAGCGATCGCTCCACCATTGCTTGAGGTGAGACAGCACCATAAGCCACCGTTAGCCCAGGGCGTCCATTGCGCCATAGCCGCAACACTGTACCTTCAGATTGGCTGGTTTCCACTTGCTTAAGTCGATTAGCCTCAAAAAATATCGGTCGAGAAAGCGATCGCGACTGATACACTTCAGCTGCTTCTGCTCCTGATTTAATAGCTAATTCCAGCAGTTGTTCTGCTAGTGTATCTTGTGACAAATTTTCAGAAACCATGACCCTCGGTGAATTATGGACGTTGGATCTTGAACCACAGACGGACGCTGTTAATTATCCCAAATCATGGACGTTTATCTGCATGTATTCCAACTCAAGGGTCAAGAGTTAGTTATGATTCATCTTCAAAGTCCTTTATGGTAAATTAACTTCTTGTAGAAGCCAAAACCCGGCGAAGGATTGTGCTTGAGGATTGGATTGCACACCAATAAAATGCACTCCATTTGCTTTTTGCTTGGATGCTTCAAAGCCTTCTGCTTCTGACTGAGTTTGTAAATTTTTAATATTTGCCAAAATCCAGCTTTCTGTCGCACCAGTTTCTAGGAGCAATCGAGGAGTGACACTGGTGTCATATTTTAAAAAAGCTAACTCTAAACCGGACATCCAACCTGCTAGAGGTAAGGCTCTGGGAGAAAAGATCAAAATTCCGGGAATGCGGGTTTCTGGTGATATTTGAGCTAAATTTAGGGGAAAAGCTTCACCAAAGCCAATATCCCATTCTGGCATCTCTGTAAAATCACTAGCTATCAAGGTGACAAATGTCCATTGCTGTCCCTCTAAAGCATCTGGTAAACGTTGAGGTAGAGGTTTTTCTAACCGCACTGAAGTGTTAGTTCCAGCTTGATATCCTGGTTCTTGGGGATACACCTCTGTCATGCGTTGTTGAATCCATTGGTTGAGAACTAAAGTACGGCGGCTAGGTTGAGCGGGGATACCCACATCTTGACAAGCTTTAGTAATCATGTTGTTCATTTGGCGGCGAAAAAAGCGAATTTTGATGGGTGGCTCTTCGGCCGCAGCGATCGCTTCTTGTAATGCTGTCCGCAACCAGCCTGAATTTACCTGGGTACTAGAGCAATATTGAGCATAGCGGAATAAAGAATGTGTTTGTGTGGTGATGTCTAAAGGACTTTCACAGATCAAAACTTCCCAAACTTTTTTCTGTTTTTCGTCCAGAATCGGACGAGAGTAAAAATCGAGTTCCCAAATACTGCCCATGTTTTAAGGTGAAAATCTGCCGACTTGATGTTTTTCTAACAATTTCACTCTACCAAGGTTCGTCCTGGGTCAACGCGCAATCAAGTAGATCTTGTTGAGATTAGGGGTTGGGATGTAATTAAGAAGGCAGTTTCATGATAAATTTACCGAAATTGTGAGAGTCTAGGTGGTATTAACTACTAGAGTGCTAAATTATAAATAACTTGTATTAATAAATTTTGGGGAAAATACCTCTGTAAAACCTGGTCGTAGTGATCGGGTTTTTTAGTGGATTTGGTGGGCGATCGCTCTAAAATTACCTCATGTCCAACCATTGGCAAAATTGACGCCAGCCCGCAGTCATGCTGAATAAATACATATCATCGAGCACAACGGCTGATAGATACTTAATTTATGATCTACTGCCTCAATCCCAGTTGTAATCAACCCCTCAACGCTGATGGCGCTCATTTCTGCCAAAGTTGCGGGACAAAATTAATACCACTGCTACGCGATCGCTATCAAATTATCCAATCACTGGGGGGTGGAGGATTTGGGAGAACTTTTTTAGCCACTGATGAAGACAAGCTCAAAGCGCGTTGCGTTGTCAAGCAGTTAGCGCCGCAAGTCCAAGGAACCAAGGCTTTATACAAAGCCACAGAATTGTTTCAGGAAGAAGCACAGCGCTTGGAACAACTGGGAGAACATCCCCAAATTCCTACTTTGTATGCTTATTTTGAACAAGACCACTATTTATATCTGGTGCAACAGTTCATCCAAGGGCAAAGTTTAAAGCAAGAATTACAACAGCAGGGAATCTTTAGCGAAGAAAAGATTTGGCAACTTTTGCGAGAATTATTACCTGTGCTCAAATTTGTCCATGAAAATCAGGTCATTCACCGCGACATTAAGCCAGATAACATCATGCGTCGCTCTTTACCACCAGTCAATTCTTTTTATCCCCAAGGAGAGAGAGAAAATTTAGTCCTGATTGACTTTGGTGTTGCCAAGCATATCACAGTGGCGGCGGTGGAGCATACAGGTACGAGCATCGGTTCCCACGGTTACGCGCCGATGGAACAAATGAAGTATGGTTTTGCCTATCCAGCTAGCGATTTATTTAGTTTAGGTGTGACGTGCTTTTCTTTGCTGACGGGAATCCATCCCTCTCATCTGTACATGGAACAGGGTTATAGTTGGGTGACAAATTGGCAGGCAAATTTGCACGCGCCCATATCTGTAAAATTGCAGCATGTATTAAACAAGCTTTTACAAAAAGAACTGGAGTACCGCTATCAGTCGGCTGATGAAGTTCTCCAAGATTTAGACAAACAGCCACAAAATACAACATTATTCTCAAAATCGGGGCGATCGCCAGTCGCACACGCAACTGTAATTCAGTCCTCAATCCAAATACCCAAAAAATTGATATTGGGCGGTGCTGTCTTGCTTTTGGGGTTGGGAGGCTATATGTATTGGCAAGGATTACCCCTGAATGGTCATACCAGTGAAGTTAATTCTTTATCCTTTCGTCCCTTATCCTCATCTAATAGTACTCCCAACCAAATCTCTGCATCGGCTAATACCTTAGCTAGCGGTAGTGACGATCAAACCGTGAAAATTTGGAATTTGCAGCAGAAACGAGCAATCCGCACCCTCAAAGGACATTCTGGCAAAGTTTATGCAGTCGCTATCAGCCCAGACGGCAAAAATGTTGTTAGCGGTAGCATTGACAAAACCATTAAAATCTGGAATCTCAATACAGGAAAAGAAATCCGCACCTTAAAGGGACATCAAAGCTTAATTAGTTCTCTCGCTATCAGCCCAGATGGCAAAACAATTGTTAGTGTCAGTTATGACAAAACCATCAAAATCTGGAATCTCAACACAGGAAAAGAAATCCGCACCTTAACAGGTCATTCAGCGGAAATTTTAGCTGTAGCCATTAGTCCCAATGGTGAAAAAATAGTCAGTGGTAGTGCCGATAGAACAATTAAAATTTGGGACTTCAAAACTGGTAAGGAAATACGCACAATTCCCGCCCATAAACTTGATGTCAACGCCCTAGCCATCAGTCCCAACGGACAGTTATTGCTCAGTAGCAGTGACGACAGAATCATTAAACTCTGGAATCTGAATACAGGTAAAGCGATTCGCGCCTTTGAAGGACATTTAGCCGATGTCAATGCGATCGCCTTTCATCCCCTCGGTGAGTCTTTTGCGACAGCTAGCGACGATAAAACAGTCAAACTGTGGAACTTGAATACAGGACAGATCATACATATCTTTACGGGGCACACAGCAGAAGTTTATGCGATCGCCTTCAGTCCTGATGGCAAAATTTTAGTCAGCGGTAGCAAAGACAAGGCGATCAGAATTTGGCCTTTAGCGAATTGATCACCGTATTTGTATCTGTCTGTTTGCTCAAGAACCTCTTTGCAACTGAGTAGCGATAGAATATACCTTACTTTCGTAGCTCCACAAAACGAACTATGACAATGCATTCTTCTTTGCAACGTGCATTTACCAACCGCTATGCTCTGAAAGTGATTAGCGGTTTGCATAACTTTGATAGCGATCGCACTGCTGCGGTGGTGAAAGCTGCTGATTTGGGTGGTGCGACTTTTGTTGATATCGCCGCTGATCCTGCTTTAGTAAAATTGGCGAAAAAGATTACAAATTTACCAATCTGTGTATCAGCAGTTGAACCAGAAAAATTTGTGCAGGTGGTAGCAGCTGGCGCTGATTTAATTGAAATTGGTAATTTTGATAGTTTTTATGCTCAAGGACGCCGTTTTGATGCGCCAGAAGTTCTAGAACTAACTCGCCAAACCCGCGCTCTGCTCCCAGAAATTACTTTATCTGTTACCGTCCCTCACATTCTGCCCCTAGATCAACAAGTACAGCTAGCAGAAGAATTAGTCACAGCAGGAGCCGATATTATTCAAACCGAAGGCGGTACTAGCAGTCAACCAACTCACTCTGGCTCCTTGGGACTAATTGAAAAAGCTGCTCCCACCTTAGCAGCAGCTTTTGAGATTTCCCACGCCGTTTCCGTACCCGTTTTGTGTGCTTCCGGTATTTCCAGCGTTACCGCACCTCTAGCGATCGCAGCTGGTGCTGCGGGTGTTGGTGTCGGCGCCGCTATCAACCAACTCAACAGCGAAGTCGCTATGATCGCCGCTGTTCGTGGTTTAGTAGAAGCACTGTCTAAAACTAGAGTAGAGGCTAGGGGTTAGAAAGGTGGGGGGATGGGGGGGTGGGGAGTGTGGGGAGTGTGGGGTGATGAGAGAAAAAAAGAATTTATGCTTACGCTTTTGATCTTCTCCTTCCTCCCACACCTCCCACACCTCCCACACCTCCCACACCTCCCACACCTCCCACACCTCCCACACCTCCCACACCTCCCACACCTCCCACACCTCCCACACCTCCCACACCTCCCACACTTCCTATACCCTAGACCCTTCACCCTAAACTATCTTTTAAAGCATAAATCACCTGGTCTTGCTGTTGGCGCGTCAATTCGGGAAACATGGGTAAAGATAAAACCTCGTGACAAGCTTGCTCTGCTATTGGCAATTGCCCCGGCTGATAACCCAAATCTTGATAAACTGGCTGTAGATGCAAAGGATAGGGATAATAAACCATCGAATTTACTCCCCGTTGTTGCAATTGACTACGAACCGATTCTCGAAAGGTAGCGCTGGAACCGTTCCGCCCCTCACTAGAGATGCGAATTGTATACTGATTCCAAACACTCACACCTCCAGCTAATTCCTGGGGCGCAGTAATACCAGCAACTTGACTGAGAAACTGGTGATAATAACTAGCGATCGCCTGTCGTTGTTGATTCCAATCATCGAGATAACGTAGCTTAATACTGAGAATCACTGCTTGGATGGCATCTAACCGACTATTAACACCAATGTCTTCATATTCATAGCGATTTCTCTGGCCATGCTCCTTCAATATCCGTACCTGAGCAGCGATCGCCGGATCATTCGTTGTGATAGCACCACCATCACCGCAAGCACCGAGATTTTTTGTGGGGTAAAAACTAAAACACCCAATATGACCAATGCTACCTACCTTTTTTCCGTCCCAGCTAGCGCCTGTAGATTGAGCGCAATCCTCAATCACTGCTAAATTATGAGATTGAGCGATCGCCATCAGCGCCGTCATATCAACAGGTTGACCAAACAGGTGGACTGGGATAATGGCTTTGGTTTTGGGTGTAATTGCTGCTGCTACTTGCGATAAATCCAGATTAAACGTAGTCGCATCTATATCCACAAATACCGGCTTTGCACCTACAGCACTAATCACCTCAGCTGTAGCTACAAAGGTAAAAGGTGTAGTAATTACTTCATCACCCGCACCAATTTCTAAAGCACGCAGCGCTAAAAACAAAGCATCAGTACCAGAATTACACGCTACACATTCTGTCACACCGTGATAGTCAGCAAACTGTTTTTCAAAACCCGCTACCAGGGGACCGCCAATATAACGACCAGAAGCTAAAACCTCCAAGACAGCAGCACTCACATCTGCTTCAATAGTGGTGTATTGCTGCTTGATATCAAAGGCAGGAATGGGATTTACGCTTTGGATCATGAGTTTTTATTTTATCTGAAGATACAAACATGCACTTCGACGGTCAATATTTGCTTGTTGAATTGTTAATCAAAAAGCTGTTTGAAGACAGTCGTCCAAAATAATGATCAGCTAAGGAGAGAGAAAATCAATGCCAGAACTGATCAAACTAGATTTAGTAGATTTGGCTATGGCTGTAGGATTGATGGCGATCGCCATTGGTTTATCTGCATGGGAAAAACTAGGACTAGAGTTAAATATAGCCTTGGCTACCGGCAGAACTATTCTACAATTACTCGTTTTCGGATACGTTTTCGACATCATTTTTGCTTTGAACAACTCTGTGGCAGTTTTGGCAACTTTAGCAGTAATGCTGACGATTACCGCGATTGTCGCACGAAACCGCATCAGTCAAAAAATTCCCCGCCTCTTACCTTGGGTTTGGGGATCGATGTTATTCAGTACGGCTGTGACTGTTTTTTACACCAACTTTTTGATTATTCAACCAGAGAGATGGTATGAACCCCGTTACGTGATTCCCCTAGCAGGAATAGTATTAGGTAATGCCATGAATGCTGCAGCGATCGCTGGCGAACGGTTGGTTAACACCATTAATGCATCTCCATCGGAAATTGAAACTCACCTGAGCTTAGGCGCTACTCCCCAGCAAGCAGTTAACCAATATCGCCAAGACGCCATTAGAGCCGGATTGATCCCCACTCTCAATCAAATGATGATTATAGGTATGGTTGCGCTACCCCCAGTTACCACAGGACAGTTACTAGGCGGAGTCCAACCCTTGGATGCTGTATCCTATGAAATCTCACTCATATTTATGGTGGCTCTAGCTAACTTGCTGACTACACTTTTAGTGACTAAGGGGTTATGTCGTCAGTTTTTTAACTCAAGCGCACAGTTGATTAGATAATTAATTGATTATTTGGCACCTCACCCTACTCTTGAGCGGTTATAAACTGGTCTACCTTGCGAATCATAAACAAGCAGCGACAGGCTAGCATTATCACTAATGACTGCCAATGCATCCTGTAAGTTATACCAGTGATTATTCGCACTCATTGCTTTAGTGGGATCTTGGAGACTAGGATCAATCAAGCTACTTTGCCTAACTTGGTCATATTCACGGGTTAATTGCACAATAATTGCTCTGTTATTGATCGTGAAAGTGCAAATCCGAATTTCTCTAGTACAGGTTTTCTGGAGATCAGCTTGGGTCTGCTGTAAATTACCAGTAACTGCAAATTTTTCTTGCGCTTGTTTAAGATTTGTGGAGTAGGGCGTTATTAAAGACTGGGCCTGATTGTAGTAAAAACTTTCGCGGGAAATTTGTTTTGCAGCTTGTAGAGCTTGACCCCATCTCACCACTGCAGCTTGCCATTGTTTATTGTTTTCTGCAACTTTAGCTTGGTTAGCTGTGCCGGTGGCTTGTTGGTAGGTTTTGAAGGCTAATTGTTCGAGAGTAGCGCGATCGCGCGCGGCTGCTAATTTCGGTTTATACTCAACTAATAACTTTTGCGCTGGTTGATATCCTGAGCTAGTTTGCGGGATGATATTGAGGGCATTAATTACCACCTGCCAAGTGGACTGCACTTTTTGCCAGTCAGTTAAAGATTTAGCTGTCGTCTCTCTTTGAATAGCTACACTGGCTACAGCTTTGGCTGCAGACAATTTTTTCAGCCATTTTTCTTCTGTGAGCAACTGCTGATTGATTTTTGCTAGGTTGGTGCGATAATTCAGTAACTTTGGCTGCACTAGCCCATAGAGTTCGCTATCAGCATTGATCCCTTCCAAAGGTGCGATCGCCTGTCGCCAGATCTGCTGTCTAGCTTGTAATTCTTCTATACTTTTGGCGGGTGTTTGAGTTGACTGCTCTGCTACTGTTGCTGTCTGTAAAGCTTTAATCGTAGTGTTAATTTTTTCTGACTTCTGTAACAAACTCGTTTTGAGTTCTTCTCTTTCTTGGTGACGAGGCGACCAGCTAGGAATTGTACCCAAAGATAAGCTAGCTGTTTCTAGTTTTTGCTGCACCAGTGCTAATTCTTGCTCAGACCTAGCAGCGCCAATCAGTTGTCTAGACTCTGTGTTGATTTGTTTCGCCGTCTGGAGTTCTGGACACTCTGAAGTTACACAAGGACGGGTTAACAGGTAAGCACCAGTTCCCAAAAGAGCGATCGCTCCTAAAGCCGCACCCAATAAAATTGGTTTGATCGGGCGCTGAGGTTTAACAGTCAATAAATCCGGCCCACCCGCCAAAGGATCAAAAATCTCCTCCTCAGGCGCTCCCAAACCAGAATCAGATTCATAAATATATGCAGTTTCTGGGCGAGTCTGCTCAAAAGCTTCTTCTCTCGGCGCTCCCAGATGTTCTGATGATGAAAAAGTTAAGGGTATATCAGTAAATTTTTGGAATATATCACCCTCATCTACTTTCACTTGTTCTTCTCGCCTCTGCTCATTCCATGCGAGCAACCGTTGAGCATAGGGGCGTTTTTCACCGGAGACTCTGAGAAAACATACTGCTGGTTGCTCCCAATAGCTAGGTAAGGACTGGAGTGTTTCCTCTAGCAGTTGCAACACCGTTTCCAGATCAACTTTTACATTTGCTGGATGTTGAGTTAGGATCATTAACTCGCCATTATTGAGAGCGCATTTCACCTGGAAGAGTTGACCAGATGGAATTTTTGCCAATATCTGTTCTTGTAAAGTTTTGGCTAAAAGCTGTAGTTCTTCCTGCTGGACTGCTACTCTCATGGACTGTTCCCGCTGCTTTTATAGATGTTTGTGCTGATGATCGAGGATACAAAATGACAGGCTGTTGTATTTTGAATACAGATGCACGGTTTAACCAACCGCAGTCAGAGAATCAGATAGAACAATTTTTTAACATAAATTCCTAATTTTTACCAAGCATTCTTTTTGTAGTACTATGGGTAGCATTTAAGAATCTTACTGAAGGTAGATCTAGAAATAAGAAAGTTTTTCAGCATTTTTACTACTCTATGCGTAATAATGAGATGCGTAGCTGATACAACTAATCGTTAAATAAATTGCACTACAGTAGTCATAAATTTATCCTCAGATTAGAGAAAATACATGGAGTTATTGATTCTTGACAAATATGCTGGTAATCAGAAAGGCTAGCAAATTTACTAGGAATATCAAGCACATGTTGTTAAACTGCTAATAGTAGTTAGAACCAAAAGTTCATTTGCCTCCACGGCTGAATTCGATAAAATTAATTCGTGAAAAGTAAATTTTTATCATCGTCCATAGTCTGATTCTGGAATTAAGGTGCTGCAAACAGTCGAAGATAGCACCAACGAAATGCTGTTGATTGTGTCAATACAAGGTGCATGTCCATGGATTTATTGGAGTACCAAGTTAAAGAATGGTTCGGGAAAATAGGCATTCCGGTATTGCCCTCCCAAAGAATCGACCACCCGACAGACCTCAAGCGTTTGAAAATTCAATATCCAATTGTACTCAAGTCCCAGGTACATGCGGCTGAAAGGGCCAAAGCAGGTGGAGTGAGAGTTGTAGAAACCACAATCGATGCGATCGCCGCTGCTCAAACCATCTTCAATTTGCCTATTTGGGGTGAGTTACCAGAGGTTGTATTGGCAGAATCTCGGTACGATGCTCAACAAGAATTTTATTTAGCAGTAGTTTTAGATACTGCTGTCTGCCGACCAGTACTTTTAGGTTGTAAAGAAGCTGATATCGATTGGGAATCAGCAGGGGAAAAAATGCATTATGTCGTTGTGGGGCAAGAATTTTCACCATTCTACGCCCGACGACTAGCACTGAAAATGGGCTTGCAAGGAGCACTAATGCAGTCCATTAGCAGCGTGGTTGAGAAGATGTACCAGTTATTTGTGCAACAAGATTTAGACTTAGTAGAAATCAATCCCCTCGCTGTTAACACTACAGGTCAGGTCATGGCTCTAAATGGTAAAGTC is a genomic window of Fortiea contorta PCC 7126 containing:
- a CDS encoding ABC transporter permease, yielding MPELIKLDLVDLAMAVGLMAIAIGLSAWEKLGLELNIALATGRTILQLLVFGYVFDIIFALNNSVAVLATLAVMLTITAIVARNRISQKIPRLLPWVWGSMLFSTAVTVFYTNFLIIQPERWYEPRYVIPLAGIVLGNAMNAAAIAGERLVNTINASPSEIETHLSLGATPQQAVNQYRQDAIRAGLIPTLNQMMIIGMVALPPVTTGQLLGGVQPLDAVSYEISLIFMVALANLLTTLLVTKGLCRQFFNSSAQLIR